The nucleotide window TACGACGACGGAACTTGATGATGCGAACCTTGTCGTGGCGGCCTTGCGAAACGACTTCGGCCACTACTTTAGCGCCAGCAACAACTGGAGCACCGATGGTGACTTCTTCACCGTTGGCGACCAGCAGAACGCGATCGAAAGTCACGGATTCGCCAGTGGCGACTTCCAGTTTTTCGATCT belongs to Pseudomonas putida NBRC 14164 and includes:
- the rplU gene encoding 50S ribosomal protein L21, whose product is MSYAVIVTGGKQYKVAEGEFLKIEKLEVATGESVTFDRVLLVANGEEVTIGAPVVAGAKVVAEVVSQGRHDKVRIIKFRRRKHHMKRMGHRQWFTEIKITGIQA